One region of Niallia sp. Man26 genomic DNA includes:
- a CDS encoding M15 family metallopeptidase — MKKLALLLLLTALLTGCSKLDGITEHIPFLNKDKASEETTGNGDKDTEQSNEEGTADSTQENDSESEGSEEEIPWTLEAAFFNDIKVVDGRNIIQNPTNTVSLVNKDFGLPDGYAPEDMVRPDVLFSFGDQDIEKSYLRKEAASALEEMFNAAKKDGVILYAVSGYRSYDRQSVLFKAEVDKVGEKKAEEAVAYPGNSEHQTGLAMDISAESADFLLTEEFEDTKEGKWLHDKAHLYGFILRYPKGKEDITKYKFEPWHYRYVGKKSAKDIFENNWTLEEYFEQVRKI; from the coding sequence ATGAAAAAACTAGCGCTGCTGCTGTTGCTTACTGCCCTTTTGACAGGGTGCAGTAAACTGGATGGCATTACAGAACACATTCCCTTTTTAAATAAGGATAAGGCTTCAGAAGAAACAACGGGGAATGGAGATAAAGACACAGAGCAATCAAATGAAGAAGGAACTGCAGACAGCACACAGGAAAATGACTCAGAAAGCGAAGGTTCTGAGGAGGAAATCCCTTGGACTCTTGAAGCAGCATTTTTCAATGACATTAAAGTGGTGGACGGCCGGAACATTATTCAAAATCCGACGAATACTGTCTCTCTTGTCAACAAGGATTTCGGTTTACCTGATGGTTATGCACCGGAAGATATGGTAAGGCCTGATGTGCTGTTTTCCTTTGGAGATCAAGACATCGAAAAAAGCTATTTGAGAAAAGAAGCAGCATCTGCCTTGGAAGAAATGTTCAATGCTGCAAAAAAAGACGGTGTCATCCTGTATGCAGTGTCAGGTTACCGATCCTACGACCGTCAGTCCGTTCTGTTTAAGGCAGAAGTTGATAAGGTCGGAGAGAAAAAAGCAGAAGAAGCAGTCGCATATCCAGGAAACAGTGAGCATCAGACAGGGCTTGCAATGGATATCTCTGCTGAAAGTGCCGATTTCCTGCTCACCGAAGAGTTTGAAGACACGAAAGAAGGAAAATGGCTCCATGATAAAGCCCATCTTTACGGGTTTATTCTTCGCTATCCGAAAGGAAAAGAGGATATCACCAAATATAAATTTGAGCCATGGCATTACCGGTATGTCGGCAAAAAATCAGCAAAAGATATCTTTGAAAACAATTGGACATTAGAGGAATATTTTGAACAAGTTAGAAAAATCTAA
- the deoD gene encoding purine-nucleoside phosphorylase translates to MSVHIGAKENEIAETVLLPGDPLRAKYIAENFLENAVCYNEVRNMFGYTGTYKGKRISVQGTGMGAPSIAIYVNELMTSYNVQNLIRVGTCGAIQQDVKVRDVILAMSASTDSQMNRITFGGVDYAPTANFDLLKKAYDAGIEKGLSLKVGNVFTADMFYNDNSELEKWAKYQILAIEMESAALYTLAAKFNRKALSVLTVSDHVLTGEETTASERQTTFNEMIEVSLEAAIKE, encoded by the coding sequence ATGAGTGTACATATTGGCGCAAAAGAAAACGAAATTGCAGAAACGGTACTCCTTCCTGGAGATCCTTTGAGAGCAAAGTATATCGCGGAGAATTTTTTGGAGAATGCGGTATGCTATAACGAAGTGAGAAATATGTTTGGATATACAGGTACATATAAAGGAAAAAGAATTTCTGTTCAAGGAACAGGCATGGGAGCTCCTTCAATCGCAATTTACGTGAATGAATTAATGACAAGCTATAACGTTCAAAATCTAATCAGAGTCGGAACTTGCGGTGCTATCCAGCAGGATGTTAAAGTTCGCGATGTCATTTTAGCAATGAGCGCTTCAACTGACTCGCAAATGAACCGCATTACTTTCGGTGGCGTAGACTATGCACCGACAGCAAACTTTGATCTGCTTAAAAAGGCATATGATGCAGGCATTGAAAAGGGCCTTTCTCTTAAAGTCGGGAATGTATTTACGGCAGATATGTTCTATAACGATAATTCTGAGCTGGAAAAATGGGCTAAATACCAAATTCTAGCGATTGAAATGGAATCAGCAGCACTTTATACATTAGCAGCTAAATTTAACCGCAAAGCGTTGTCTGTATTAACTGTAAGTGACCATGTTTTGACAGGAGAGGAAACGACAGCTTCAGAAAGACAGACAACTTTCAATGAAATGATTGAGGTGTCACTCGAAGCTGCAATTAAAGAATAA